Within the Megalops cyprinoides isolate fMegCyp1 chromosome 10, fMegCyp1.pri, whole genome shotgun sequence genome, the region tttgtcccctcccatctctccctgtcccctcccatctctccctgtcccctcccatctctctccctgtctcctcccatctctctccctgtcccctcccatctctctccctgtcccctcccatctctctctgtcccctcccatctctccctgtcccctcccatctctctccctgtcccctcccatctccctctctgtcccctcccatctccctctctgtcccctcccatctccctctctgtcccctcccatctctctctgtctcctcccatttctctccctgtcccctcccatctctctccctgtctcctcccatctctctccctgtcccctcccatccctctctgtcccctcccatctctctctgtctcctcccatctctctgtctcctcccatctctctctctgtctcctcccatctctctctgtcccctcccatctctccctgtcccttcccatctctctctgtctcctcccatctctctctctgtcccctcccatctctccctgtcccttcccatctctctctctgtctcctcccatctctctctgtcccctcccatctctccctgtcccttcccatctctctccctgtctcctcccatctctctgtctcctcccatctctctgtctcctctcatctctctctctgtcccttcccatctctctctgtcccttcccatctctctctgtctcctcccatctctctgtctcctcccatctctctctgtctcctcccatctctccctgtcccttcccatctctctctgtctcctcccatctctctgtctcctctcatctctctctctgtcccttcccatctctctctgtcccttcccatctctctctgtctcctcccatctctctgtctcctcccatctctctctgtctcctcccatctctctctgtcccctcccatctctccctgtcccttcccatctctctctgtctcctctcatctctctctctgtcccttcccatctctctctgtcccttcccatctctctctgtctcctcccatctctctgtctcctcccatctctctctgtcccctcccacctctctctgtctcctcccatctctctctgtcccctcccatctctctctctgtcccctcccatctctctctctgtcccctcccatctctctctctgtctcctcccatctctctctgtcccctcccatctctctctgtctcctcccatctctctgtctcctcccatctctccctgtcccctcccatctctctctgtctcctcccatctctccctgtcccctcccatctctctctctgtctcctcccatctctccctgtcccctcccatttctctctctgtcccctcccatttctctctctgtctcctcccatctctccctgtcccctcccatctctctctgtcccctcccatctctctctgtcccctcccatctctctctgtcccctcccatctctctctgtctcctcccatctctctctgtcccttcccatctctctccctgtcccctcccatctttctctgtctcctcccatctctccctgtcccttcccatctctctctgtctcctcccatctctctgtctcctcccatctctctctctgtctccttccatctctctctgtcccttcccatctctctccctgtcccctcccatctctctctctgtctcctcccatctctccctgtcccctcccatctctctctctgtcccttcccatctctccctgtctcctcccatctctccctgtcccctcccatctctctctctgtctcctcccatctctccctgtcccctcccatctctctctctgtctcctcccatctctctctgtcccttcccatctctctccctgtcccctacctgtcctcctcccatctctctctgtcccctcagtGTTTCTCCCTGTCACTCTGCTCCCtgtcattctccctctctcagtgcaatAACCATTTCTTTGCTACTTTTCTTCCTTGGCTGTCCCTGCAGACTGTGGGCGTCGCAGTCTGACGGAGGACAGAATCGTGGGGGGCGAGGAGTCCAGGCTTGGTCGCTGGCCGTGGCAGGTCAGTCTGCAGTACGATGGAGCGCATCAGTGTGGCGGCTCCATCATCTCAGACCGCTGGATCGTCAGTGCTGCCCACTGCTTCCCTGAGTGAGTTTCCTCATAAAGAATCAGGAATGTTATTTCAAACCTTCAAACAAAGCAGAGGACTGATATGATTCTTGCAATGAAGAGAAATTGAATTTGCATTCTTAGGAATGCAGTTGTCTCATTATCAATACAGAAACTCACTCACTATACTGTATGAATGTCCTGCTCCAGGAGATACCATCATCTGAGTCGCTGGCGGGTGCTCCTGGGGTCCATTTACAGAACAGCCACTCACAAAAGCGTGCATGTGGCTGAAGTTAGGACTGTAGTCTTCCACAGCAGCTACCTGCCCTTTGTGGACCCCAACATCGATGACAACAGCCGTGACATTGCCATCCTGGCCCTCACCACCCCGCTGCAGTTCACAGGTGAGTCAGCCCTGCTGGGAGGTAGAAGTGCAAAAATCCTCACCGATGTGACTAGCAGCAACACtaatagggcagcagtgtgacatagtggtaagaagcagggctcataacccggaggagcagggctcgtaacccaaaggagcagggctcgtaacccggaggagcagggctcgtaacccggaggagcagggctcgtaacccggaggagcagggctcgtaacccgGAGGTgcagggcctgtaacccaaaggagcagggctcgtaacccggaggagcagggctcgtaacccggaggagcagggctcgtaacccggaggagcagggctcgtaacccgGAGGTGCAGGGCCTGTAACCCGGAGGAACAGGGCTCGTAGTATAAATGTAAAGCATGTAAAAATAGTAAGTGGTGTAAGTGggtctggataacagtgtctgttaaacaaaaaatataaacgTCAGTGCCATTTACTTCAGGTGTTGTTACAGCTGCTCTCCACACAGTGGCACTAATGCTGTAACAATACTAAAGCCGTAGATTACAACATCTTGGCTTTTTACAGGATGCTAGCTGCTAGCAGTTAATTTGAACACAAATTAAGAtaacacagataacacagtCCTAATAAAATACCACAGAAGAAATATATATCTCTAGATACTTCTGTAGAAAAGTGTTCACAGAGTAAGCCTGCCTAATTTCTTGAGGTAATGTGTTCCATATTTTCagtacataaaaacagaaagccaCCTTCctacttttttacttttgaacTTTGAACCTTAAAACCTTAAACATTAGAACCTAATCTGCAAATTCAGCTGGGGCATAAGCATCCCCAGATTCACACCTAAGTCTTGCAGCATCCTAGACAACTGTGCTGCTTACATTGTATTATACTATAGAGCTTTCCAGCTCAGAGCCTGATCCTAATTCTTAAACTCAATGGAATATTGAAACCTTCAAGACTAAAGTGTTTCCTGGCAAGTTTATGGTAAAAATAATGTGATTTGTGTTATGCAAGGGTTTGGGCCATTACCCCAAATAACAGAGAGGTGAGTGTATGCTGAGTGTGAGCATTATTAGCGTAACTATGGACTCTAACATTATCAACATATTtgcattattgctgtttatCTTATTCATTATTGTTGTATGAACTTTTCATAATTTGAGAAAGTGGGAAATTGAGCTCTGTGTAAATGTCAGGCGGCTAAAAAGTTACTGTAAATTTCTTGAGCTTTGATGgtgctctctctgtttccattCCTGCTATCGCTGCAGTCAAATGCTGtcaaataattcaaaaaccttttaaaagtgaatgtaaatgatAGGTAACTGCACCTGAATTGTGAGGATTCGGGAGCTAGAACGGAAGAGCAGTGACCCCTTCAGTCTCTGCATGAGGCGCATTCTCTCTTCCTGTCAAGCAGACTACATCCAGCCCGTGTGCCTGCCCACCTACGGCCAGCGGCTGGTGGAGGGGAAGATGGGCACAGTGACGGGGTGGGGGAACACCGAATACTACGGTGAGCAGGCTCACATGTGAATACATGCAGTAAATGGAAACAATGAAGATCATGTAGTGAATTATTAAAGAGAGGACAGAAGTAATGTTGATCTACAGTCTAACAAAGGAACCATAATGTTAACGCACCTGCCTCAGGCCAGCCTCCCGATGTGCTGCAAGAAGCAAATGTTCCCATCATCAGTGATGCTGTCTGCAATGCCCCTGAATACTACGACAACCAGATCACCACCAGCATGTTCTGTGCAGGGTATGAGAAAGGAGGCATTGATGCGTGCCAGGTAAATCACATCACCCTGATACTGCTCTAGTTTCATTGCTCAAAGAACAGTCTTCCTCCATGGCTGATGCGGACTGTTTCTCCTGTGTCTcacggctgtgtgtgtctgcatgtctcAGGGGGACAGCGGGGGTCCATTTGTGTCGGAGGACACGCTGTCGAAGGCCCGGCGCTACCGGCTGCTGGGTGTGGTCAGCTGGGGCACTGGCTGTGCCATGGCCCGGAAGCCGGGGGTGTACACCAAGGTGTCCCGCTTCCTGCCCTGGATCAGCGCCGCCATGCGGGTGAGCAGGACCACaccccaacactgtctcaccgCACGTCTGTCCTGCTCCAGTTACAGctacagagaaaacagaaaatcagaCTCAGCATAAAGTTACAGTTTGTGAGcgccaaatgtaaatgttttgtttggataCCAGATATGGAAAATAATACCTGAAACTTCTGAAAGTGAAATAAGGGCCTCATGGTCACTGCTGAATCTCCATTTTCTCAGTAGCAAAATTTAGTTTCACGGTCAAATACGAATGTTGGTGGAAGGACACCAAACCACCCTGCAGCTTTCAGGAGCTGATTTTGAAAAACCCAGTGGCCACTATAGATGGACGTAGTAATCTACAACACTACCTCTCtgatctcctctctctctgtcctccacaGTCCTTTGAGAATGTTCCAGGTGTACACAAAATGTCCCGCACATGAAGACCTGACGGCCCCTTTGCTGCCACAGGGATGTGACAGAAAGGCCTCTTTGCTTTCATCCCCCGGAGCCGAGACATCCTGCATCTCCCCTGTGAGGCTCAATGCACTTAGAGGGATCTGCCAGGGGAAACATGCACATTATACCACAAtgattttttacacaaaaagaaacatttaggTTTCTGTTAACTGCCAACCTGTTCTGATGTACATGTCTCACTGccaatagcattttttttaatcaacagaacttcttaaatattttattctgtgttctttttaagGATGTAGCAGTTGCAGATTGGGGAATGAATATGTCCTATTTTATTGTTAGTGGTTTCTGAAATGAGACCCCAGCTGTGTGCTGGTTTGGTCCTTTTCAGAGTTTAGGCCttgctctcactcacactgatTTTATGTGGAACGTAAAACTGTACAGTAACAAACTCTATAGAAAGGAAACAGAATTTCCTATGATATTTGGTGCATAATCAAACAGTTATTTGTAATTTGGGGCAGAATTTGGACTAGCAGGCTTCAGTCTGGCAACATGGAAAGGCAGAACTGGTACAAAGAATGAGATGGTAAGGAAAGACTTGCTGAAAGTCCATGGTGTCTTAATTCCTTATGGTATTTTAAATAGATGTATTCTGCATTAAATCTAATCATCTATAAGATGACAGTGTTATTAACATGATATGCACCTGTGCATTaatattgaattatttcatgtaaagttttgaaaatacaaaaacagcttCTACAGATCTTTGAGGAAGTAGCAAAAGAGAGACACTCATCTAACAGTCAGTCTAACCACAAAGCACTTTAGTGACAGCttccaataataaaaataaaaaagggtgGTATGTTTGTATTAGTGAACAGTAAACTTATAATGCTGTGTAACAGAAAGCAAGGTTTTCGTCAGCCTCACAGCCTGGGTTGTGTCAGCAGACAGTGATGTGTCTCTGCCATGGGGCCAACAGCTCACCAGCTGCACTTGGCTCAGCTTCTGCAAGTGTGCAAACAGACTAGTGTACAATCATGATTCCAAATTTGGTaaagaaggggaagaaacatAATGGAGAACggaaaatgaatattcatattattgtttaaattcaaggacaaaatgcattgtggcCACACTGACTGTAGGACTTAGGCCTCATAGAGTTTCCAGCAGGACATTGATGGGATGTACAGCAAAAATGAGTGCaaatcaaaataacattttattaacactgtgctacacttGGCTTCATGAGCCATAATACAGCACCACCCTGTAAACACAAAGCTCTGCCCCAGAAAGGCAGCAGGTATGGATGTGCTGACCTCTCTCTGACCACATCTGGAGTCTGTAGCATCTCAAACTGTATGTAGCTGTGGTTGGATCAAAAACCCAGATGagcacaaaatacattcatttctgtATAATTGTCAGtaggttttttgtttgtctctttCTCATGAATATACTATGAATTGATCTGTTGCACAATGGTTTCCCTAATGGTAAGATAAGAAAATACTCTGAATTTGTTTCTGCTAGACCAGTgatttttcagacttttttcaCGCAacccatatttttaaaatgacaatccATTTTCTCTAAGTGCAATAGGCCTAGTGTTGTTATCATTAGTAGGCTATTATCAAACAAAGTCACCGGCCGGTGACATACCATATTCAGAGCAAATTCAGCATGGCAGTTCACAAAATCCATGGTTTGTGTGTGCCCACTGTCAGGCAAGCATATCAGcagtttatgtgtgtttgtgggaaaaGGAAGGAGGCGGGTCACTTTGCAACTTTCATAGTTTGGGCTGGGATCGGCTTTGTGCTCTTACCCAGAATATTGTCACGTTTCTCAAGCACTGGGTCATGATCCAAACTGGACTGTGAATTTCACTACTGGATTGCACATGAAAACCCCCTCTGTTAATGGTCATGAAGTAGCATTAAGTGACAATTTTAATCAAGCAGTCGAACAGCAGTGACATCTACTGTTGCATTGCAGGACTCATTTTTGACATTGAGTTTTAAAGGTAGCACCATAGTATATCTTTGTTAGCTCAGCTGGGTAAAATAGCTAGCCATGTATTATAACTGGAAAATTAGGAAATTAGTCCTAACATCAATTTCATCTCTGCCGCACTGTATTTACAACATGTAAAACTAGCTGTCTAAAAcaataactagctagcaaaaATCACCTCCATTGCTAATATTTGCTACATGCCAGTAAATTAGTCAGATAGCGAGCTAACACTCTGCCTTACCTTAAAAACCTAAAAAACCTTAATGTTGAACAGAACAGGTTActcactgtgtgctgtaaatAACTGCTTCCTGTGGCTACAATCTGAGACCCACCTGTGGGTCCTGACCCAGACACTGAAAAACAACTAACTAGACAAAGGtcagctgtcattttttattttcctttttttttttacagtaggaGTGTGTCCAACCTTTGGGTTCTTCTCTTTGGCTAATAACACTTTAtaagttataaaaaaaacaccagtatCTACTCATCTCCAGACAACTGGAGGCATGCGGATTTCTCTCCTCAAGTTCAAATATCTTctttacaaaacaaatcagGAGTCAGAAGGTGGCAATTGCCTATAATATTAACAAGGAAATTCTGTACATTCTGTACAGGCTATTTCATGTAGCTGTTAACCTACATGAGTGGAAAGCACAAAATAATTGTGTATAAGCTGAACTATTTTCCCTGTCAGAGATGTTATTTGACTGTAAATAACCTCATAAATATGCACACTTGTTTCAGAAGTATTAACGGCTGAGCCAAATTGAATGTAAGgtatacagctagctagctagctagaaagaAAACCAGGTTCGCAAGTCAAATGACTAGTTTTCCTCGTCACAGTGTGTGCCCACGCAGTCAGCCAGTCAGTTCCCTTCCACCTGGGGAAACCGCAAGCTGTAGGCACTCTTACCAGGTCACTCTCTCCCTACTGCTGTGAGCTCAGCTGAAATGCCCCAATTCAGCTTTCAAGCTACCCATATAAAGCAACCAGCACAGTactttgtttcaaatgaaatagAGTTGATTCAGTACGATATatagaaaattaaaatcaaatgtgtaGCTGGGAAGGAATTTTTGATTAATGATGAGGCTGTGGTGCAGTCACATGGTCATGGTGGAATGGTGTGtcactgaggtgtgtgtgcatagatATGCAGTACAGAGATATGTAGTCACAGTGTTCATGAATTGATTGTCAATAATTCTGTccagttaaaatggaattaTGAGTGAATCACATATTTAAGTGGTTTCTCAGAAtcaaatgttcatgtttttttccagctatGGATTTTTCCCAAAATAGTCTAATGATAGTTGTAGTCatatcaatatttatattttctgacTAAGTGGCACATCCCAAGTAACAAGACTGGTATCAAATACATGTTATGAAAAGAGAATCACAATACCTAATGTCTCTAGTCTCAGCTAAAAATGTTCCTGAGGGTTTTACCTTTTTAATGGGATTAACGAATTGAATTACACATCCACGTCACCTGCTCTTGAATAGAAAGGTAAATATTCCTCTCCTGCGCCAAAGCCCATGGCATCTATGCCAGTTATTTGCCTACTATAGAATTCTagaacatcaaaaaaaaaaaattatttacaaaagtACTAGTGTTCCACTGCATTCCAATGGTGAAGGTCAAGATGCTCTGCTAAAAAAGACCTGAGGCCTGCTTTAGTCATGTTGTttctttcagttgttttatgACAGCTATATGGTGTTCTAAATTCTCAACCAGCTGTggatattgtaaaaaaaagaacaaactaGTCTTGACATGGTCAGCTTGGCTTAATTTCTTTACTAGCTCATATTAGTATATCAGCGTAAGTTCCATAATTCCTTTAGTATGATAGTTTaagatgtttttaattttacaagaGGAAAGCTcttcaaataatttaaatatgtaaaacattttatttttgatttattatttttgaccTTTTTGACAAAACAGGAGACATCTGTGGCATAAATAAGGCACAAATACTTTCAATGAAGAATGCAATCTACAAACATTACAGATCAGGGGTTGCCAAACTGTGGCCTGTCAGCCAGCTGTGGCCCCCACAGCCCAGGCGCTAAAGCAGACATTCAGTTACACCTCTCACTGTGCCTTTAAGGTCCCTTTATAAACAATTACTGCTGCCTAGCAACCAAATATCAGCTGCCATCCTGGCTTCAGTCAgggactagctagctaatggaCTTCCATTTTATATTCTTATTTACCTAGCTAGTCTTTGGTGTTGATTTTCTGACTGGATCAGTTTAACATGGGCATATGGCAGGAGAGCAGAATCTGGTTGAAATTGAGATCTATGTTGTtgcaaatttttaaatatgtgctcAGAAATATGTGATAATGTTAAGTAGTGAAAGTAGTCAGTTTCAGgtcagtgtgaaaaacagagatctgtcatttttactgtcatttcatatttttttatttgctctttGGGCATGCCAGTAGTCATGATTAGTGTCAGTATGTTGGGAAagcagatatatttttttctgttttcaatggGAGAAGaggctgtgatgtgatgtgaaggCATTTTTTCCCATGGGGGTTATGTGTATTATTCAAATCCAGTATTCAGGTTCAGCATTACTTTCCTTTCTGCGAATATTTTAGCTGCTTAAATTGTGAATTCAGTACATGTGAACTTCCATACAGTAACGGTGAAGGTTGTGGGTGATGTGGTTAAGCAGCACTTACAAATGACTAGAAGAAGGGAAGAAGGGATCGCATCTGGCCGCAggccgaggttgttgacccccttGTGGACGTCATACAGAGGGTcaagggagagatggggtgCAGGAGGGATGttgtgaacagctgatgcagaaacAAGGTGGTAAGTGTGATTTTTATAAATGTGGATGGGATTTATTTTGTATAGATTTGGTAAATTGCACAgagattgtctgaaaattctcttCCCAAATCCTTGTTTGGaacttcatttatttaagtaatgtcAGCTCCAGGTTTAAGAGtgtccttttttctgtctgaatgggAGTACATGTGACATTAAGAATGtatagtaaataaaatgtatggatTTTGATCATGAATGCTATTTTCCCCAATTTAGATCACTATCACCAAAACTTTGAGAAGCCTTGATATAGATGAATCAGTATTTCTGACTTATTACATGAAGGCTGTACTAAAGGCCTTTATGCTTATGCATATTAAGTATGTGGAAGAGGATTTCTTGGCTCACTTATTTTATGGCCTGATTAAGTCTGTCATGATTTTGTCCTCCTGCTTCTTCTCGTGCAATAccaaagaagacaaagaagacaTAGAATTATCCAATGAGTTCGGATTGGTTTTAAACCGATTTTGAGAAATACAAAGGAACTGCAGTTGTAGTGGGACTGATATATGACACCGCATGGAGCACACTGTAGAGCCGACCTGGCTGGGGCATCAGCTAACCAAGGTAGACAATTATGGGATGCATTAATTGAGTGAGAGGTTGTCTGTTACCATGACTGCATGTTAGAAGTCAGCAAGCAATGTGTCTCAAGTTGCCTCTGCTCTAGCTGGTGGAAGAGGCGAGGAGCTGTGCTCATGTAGAGTCGTTCCctttgctttaaaatgacaacatgtaCATGTGCAACATGGCTGCTTTATCAAGTACAATGGAACTGTCTTATATGTCCGCATGTATATCTTATGCTGGATTTCAGCACGACTTGTTTGCTCTGTGTCAGACATCCACGGTTTGTCTAGAAATGATTTTGGACACGACTTTTAAGCTGCTTGCACTTCGCacaattttgtttcatttagtcTTGTCTCAGTGATGAACTTAAACTTTTGTGaatgtttgtatattttctgtCCTCACAAAATGATTATTAAATACTTAGGACTGGCACATGCatcataattattaataatgagtTATAATCTTTATTCTGTTCAGttgaaaaaatgtgtgagaaaatTGAGTATTTTCCTGCAataaagatttcattttaacaattgTTTATCCAAGTCACCATTTTTCTTAACTTCAGGTCTGATGTCTTTTGTCATGGAAGTGTGAAACTTCAAAATACAtcaaacagtaaatattaaaatttaattttgaatttggtTCAGATCACAGTTTTAGTTTATAATCCATCATTTGGTCATGTTAAGCCCAGGGCTGGCCTATCTGTGGTCCTGTAGCCCTGatgcgtgggtgtgtgcatcTGACACACCTTTCAAACCAAAGTCTGAAAGTCTGGCATTTTCTCTTTGTATGTCCATAGCAAAGTCACAACGCAAAGCCATTTCGAGCTGATTCTGTGGGGAAGCCCATGAGTACTAATTCTCTGCCTTAGTAAGATATACATTACTAAGcaataataatacacattatttatattgtgcCTTTCATGCATAGTTTTGCAGCCCAAAGTGCAcacaggggaggaaaaaatacaaataaacaaatgataaaacacagtaataagaaacagtaaattaataaaaaaatcacaggaacATGCAGAATAAAGGCATTggtaaaataaagacataagTAAAAAACAGGAttaacatttcagtcatttaaacactaataaaaaatgtgtttaaatttattattattgtcatcaaTGGATGGTGTCTCTCTAATGGGTAAGAAATTCCACAGGTTAGGTGCATAAAACCAAAAGTAATGAACCTTCAGAATATCAGGAAGGCCAGCATCTGCAGATCTGGGAGAACATTGGGACTGGTATTTTATAAAATGAGATATTCTGGTGCTaccttttaaaataagaaaaagaatcTTGAAATCATTTCTAAAACTAACAGACATGTAATGACCTGAACACTGGCATGGTGTCCGCTCTGTTTTGGCTCTGGTTAAatcatgtgctgctgtgttctgaGCAAGTTGCAGCTATTCAATGCTTTTTTAGGGAGATCAGAAAAGAGGACATCGCAGTACCATAAAGCAATGCATTAGTCtttctgcatttcactgttTAGGAAATGGGTGCACTTTGGCAATGATGATAAAAGTAACTTCTGATACATGAAAGCTCAAATCAGCAAGTAGAGTAACCAAGATCCTCAACTTCAGCTTTGGTTTTAAAACCAGTGGCCCTAAAATTTTTTCCCTCTGGGCTGCAATAACTAAGAGCTCTGTCTCATCTTGAAAAGTTGGAAAAAGGGACagtcaaagttttattttaatgaaaatatatttgcagtttattcatacatatattttacatcattttgttttttttggggggggcaggACTTGTGATTTCCTTCAGGGATAAATAAAACTCAAGGGCTGCTTTGGAAGTGAAATAACCTCCAACACAAATCACAACTCCAGAACAGCCAGGAAGGCCAGAGTGCAGCAGAGATGCTGGGAAAAGTGAAAGGGAAGCTGTCATAGGCTCACCCCTGCCTCAGGCCAGCTGAACCTGTTCAAGCCAGACGTCTCTCTTCCATCTTCCTTGCAAATCAGAGCCTTGGTGGTATTTTGTTCCTCCCTCCCAGGTCAAAGACAGCGTTTCTTCCCTGCTGTGCCAAGAAAGACATCTGTTACatgaacattttctttatgGATGgtgtctttaaaaatgtattctcgCCCAGCAGATAAATCATTACAGCACGCTGTCTGGGGAGGGACCCACACAATGTTCTCTTGTGAGCTGGTTGGAGTTTGGTTCTTCTTGTCTGTGGTGCTGCAGCAATGCTCTGGTTCAACAGGTAAGGGACCTCATATCTTTGgatgtataaaaaatataaccAATGAACATACAGCTTCATATCCAACATATCAGCAAGCCATACCTAATGTGGTGGAAGGGTGTCTCCAGCCATCTGAAAACCCTGGAATATGTTGATATGTTCACTAGTTCATTCTGGAAAAGGACaatcttttttcacatttttacatttcaaaaaacagaagaaggatttgtaaataaacattataaGGGTTTGGTGTTTGATTGTACCATCAATGTAGACTCTTTTTACAtagattattttaaatgcttattGAATATTTACCTTTTTGTTAACACTATACATTTAATTCAAACTTCaaattcatatatttaaatgaatcagtGTGATATAATACATAATCTGTATGTTAAATGGCATTTGTGATGTAAATTGCAGATCTCTCTtgacagatatatatatagatcTTATACC harbors:
- the hpn gene encoding serine protease hepsin isoform X2, whose product is MVFLTPCRLAAIFLTVLLLGGIGVAAWAVVTFLSKAEDTGLYEVQVKSANLLLSVFDHTLGRWRYVCSSSSNQILASISCEEMGFVRALNYSVSTIPDGSKDAEDFFCVDAKELVFGKKIKEFLSPCSCESGEVLKVLCQDCGRRSLTEDRIVGGEESRLGRWPWQVSLQYDGAHQCGGSIISDRWIVSAAHCFPERYHHLSRWRVLLGSIYRTATHKSVHVAEVRTVVFHSSYLPFVDPNIDDNSRDIAILALTTPLQFTDYIQPVCLPTYGQRLVEGKMGTVTGWGNTEYYGQPPDVLQEANVPIISDAVCNAPEYYDNQITTSMFCAGYEKGGIDACQGDSGGPFVSEDTLSKARRYRLLGVVSWGTGCAMARKPGVYTKVSRFLPWISAAMRSFENVPGVHKMSRT
- the hpn gene encoding serine protease hepsin isoform X1; protein product: MTEKKHGNPGMVFLTPCRLAAIFLTVLLLGGIGVAAWAVVTFLSKAEDTGLYEVQVKSANLLLSVFDHTLGRWRYVCSSSSNQILASISCEEMGFVRALNYSVSTIPDGSKDAEDFFCVDAKELVFGKKIKEFLSPCSCESGEVLKVLCQDCGRRSLTEDRIVGGEESRLGRWPWQVSLQYDGAHQCGGSIISDRWIVSAAHCFPERYHHLSRWRVLLGSIYRTATHKSVHVAEVRTVVFHSSYLPFVDPNIDDNSRDIAILALTTPLQFTDYIQPVCLPTYGQRLVEGKMGTVTGWGNTEYYGQPPDVLQEANVPIISDAVCNAPEYYDNQITTSMFCAGYEKGGIDACQGDSGGPFVSEDTLSKARRYRLLGVVSWGTGCAMARKPGVYTKVSRFLPWISAAMRSFENVPGVHKMSRT